The following coding sequences lie in one Lolium perenne isolate Kyuss_39 chromosome 2, Kyuss_2.0, whole genome shotgun sequence genomic window:
- the LOC127334884 gene encoding ATP-dependent DNA helicase Q-like 4A: MQGSNKPNAGSSCSDKAPIVNWPHHADAIQSSRSKDDFLSSSFLFSLPTQRANPEPDIMLSLRSAACKIQGPERLQVPWIEKAWRSVRNTQVACKSYLRPGLSAKVKDCDGDYAHAYAKDSSYNANKLDNVPRSTVPSQESMHQRPEGGILEQNTSHRLAGINSRTATYQSNHVVGTTYQCNFTRTDAKSYQTVPVADNMCADPMDDDEILASIDVDRIVMEHYEATNTPRGSASRQMSTPSGNKCNSTGLDENSLAQELSEICSHGCKLAFCPEPNYHLLELKDQLLAVSSELIDGSGELSPQRSEELRQQRAHLKKQMQILGDYMARPTQDDERQRSHSMASTTAVEGHHPPMTPRSTFVMDNDRFQSQLNFGNEPGNGGSCYTPAPYTYTDSFDTPSVLRDYTRKNIDITYTDGSGDKKWSSRDFSWTKELEVHNKKVFGNRSFRPNQREIINATMSRRDVFVLMPTGGGKSLTYQLPAFIEEGITLVVCPLVSLIQDQIMHLLQANIPATYLSANLEWTEQQRILRDLLSTCNYKLLYVTPEKIAKSDALLRQLEILYSRGHLSRIVIDEAHCVSQWGHDFRPDYQNLGLLKQKFPETPVLALTATATASVKEDVVQALGLANCIVFRQSFNRSNLRYIVMPKTKKCFEDIDCFIRKNHHKECGIIYCLSRMDCEKVAEQLREYGHQASHYHGSMEPFDRAEVQRLWSKDKINIICATVAFGMGINKPDVRFVIHHSLPKSIEGYHQECGRAGRDGQPSSCVLYYNYSDYIRVKHMITQGSAEQVTSRPPGRSLSKHEQALQTHKENLLCMVSYCENDVDCRRFLQLIHFGETFDPSHCAKTCDNCLKGLRWIEKDVTDIARQLVELVSSIRQACSSSHILEVYRGSMNQNVKKSNHDALPLHGAGKNLGKGEAARVLRHLVTEGILTEDVKKSDYGSVSSVLKVNHTKAGGLRSGNHIIVLKFPTPEQAPKMGKLDEPSISQTNKTVHQQSEVDENFSTLLFETLKILRTQIAEDTPGCVGYHIFKNETLKEISIRIPRTKEELLDINGIGKVKLNKYGDRVLATIDELLNQFSSGGKRNSSSGGSNEQNEAAKKRRGLTAINVSDNGDDFEERSVQSKKRTTKTRNAKQVISDAASIVQDGRHIIDLELDGYEEEELCSSVQQPVASGRVLPKWAAAGNTPTTNIFDGYKYTK; this comes from the exons ATGCAAGGCAGCAACAAGCCGAACGCTGGCTCCAGCTGCAGTGATAAGGCGCCGATAGTCAACTGGCCACATCACGCAGATGCTATACAGAGCTCCCGTAGCAAAGATGACTTTCTGAGTTCGAGCTTTTTGTTCTCTTTaccgactcaaagggcaaatccaGAACCGGATATAATGCTTTCTTTAAG GTCTGCTGCTTGTAAAATTCAAGGCCCAGAACGCCTTCAAGTTCCATGGATCGAGAAG GCCTGGCGTTCTGTGCGCAACACCCAGGTGGCCTGTAAGAGTTATTTAAGACCTGGTTTATCTGCAAAAGTGAAAGATTGTGACGGGGATTATGCTCATGCTTACGCAAAGGATTCTTCATATAATGCCAACAAATTGGACAATGTGCCAAGGAGTACAGTTCCCTCCCAGGAAAGTATGCATCAACGCCCTGAAGGAGGTATTCTGGAGCAAAATACCAGTCATCGGCTGGCAGGCATCAACTCCCGTACAGCGACTTACCAGAGCAATCATGTGGTTGGAACAACATATCAGTGCAATTTTACCAGAACTGACGCTAAGTCTTACCAGACCGTTCCTGTTGCGGATAACATGTGTGCTGACCCCATGGATGATGATGAGATTCTGGCG AGTATTGACGTGGACCGCATAGTTATGGAACATTATGAAGCGACAAATACACCCAGAGGGTCAGCATCCAGGCAAATGTCAACTCCATCAGGAAACAAGTGTAACTCCACAGGTTTAGACGAGAATAGTTTAGCACAGGAACTGTCTGAAATTTGTAGCCATGGTTGCAAG CTAGCTTTTTGCCCAGAGCCAAATTATCATTTGTTGGAGTTGAAGGATCAGTTGCTTGCAGTATCCAGTGAACTTATTGATGGTTCTGGAGAACTCAGTCCTCAACGTTCTGAAGAGCTTCGTCAGCAGCG AGCACATCTGAAGAAACAGATGCAGATACTTGGGGACTATATGGCAAGGCCAACCCAAGATGATGAGAGGCAGAGATCACACTCTATGGCCTCCACAACAGCTGTAGAGGGGCATCACCCCCCTATGACCCCAAGAAGCACTTTTGTAATGGACAATGATAGATTCCAGTCTCAGCTTAATTTCGGGAATGAACCTGGGAACGGTGGTTCATGCTATACTCCTGCTCCATATACTTACACGGATAGTTTTGACACACCGTCAGTGCTGAGAGATTACACCCGTAAAAATATAGATATTACCTACACTGACGGTTCTGGTGATAAGAAGTGGAGCAGCAGAGACTTTTCGTGGACTAAGGAACTTGAG GTCCACAACAAGAAAGTTTTTGGAAATCGTTCTTTCCGCCCAAATCAGCGAGAAATAATTAATGCCACAATGAGTAGGAGAGATGTTTTTGTTTTGATGCCAACTGGCGGTGGAAAAAGTTTGACCTATCAG CTTCCAGCTTTCATTGAGGAGGGCATAACACTAGTAGTTTGTCCCCTTGTTTCACTCATCCAAGACCAGATCATGCATTTACTGCAG GCAAATATTCCTGCAACTTATCTCAGTGCCAACTTGGAGTGGACGGAGCAGCAGAGAATATTAAGAGATCTATTGTCTACGTGCAACTACAAGCTACTGTATGTCACGCCAGAAAAAATAGCTAA GAGTGATGCTCTATTGAGACAATTGGAAATTTTATATTCACGAGGTCATCTTTCTAGAATTGTTATTGATGAAGCTCATTGTGTAAGCCAGTGGGGTCATGATTTCCGACCTGATTACCAG AATCTAGGTCTCTTAAAACAAAAGTTCCCAGAGACCCCAGTCCTGGCCTTAACTGCAACAGCAACTGCTAGTGTGAAGGAAGATGTTGTGCAAGCTCTAGGCCTCGCGAACTGTATTGTTTTTAGACAAAGTTTTAATCGTTCAAATCTGAG GTATATTGTGATGCCCAAGACAAAGAAATGCTTTGAGGATATAGATTGCTTTATCCGCAAAAATCATCATAAAGAATGTGGCATCATATATTGTCTTTCAAGAATGGACTGTGAAAAAGTGGCTGAACAACTGAGG GAATATGGGCATCAAGCATCACACTATCATGGAAGCATGGAGCCTTTTGATAGAGCAGAAGTCCAGAGGCTATGGAGTAAGGATAAGATAAACATAATATGTGCTACAGTTGCATTTGGAATGG GTATCAATAAACCTGATGTTCGTTTTGTTATTCATCATTCCCTTCCCAAATCAATTGAAGGATATCATCAG GAGTGTGGACGTGCTGGTAGAGATGGACAGCCGTCATCTTGTGTGCTTTATTACAACTATTCTGACTAT ATTCGTGTCAAACACATGATTACACAAGGATCTGCAGAGCAAGTAACATCAAGACCACCCGGACGCTCTTTGTCTAAACATGAGCAAGCACTTCAAACGCACAAGGAGAATCTCTTGTGCATG GTTAGTTACTGCGAAAATGATGTGGATTGCAGACGTTTCTTACAGCTGATCCACTTCGGTGAGACATTTGATCCATCACATTGTGCAAAGACATGTGATAATTGCCTGAAAGGATTGAGATGGATTGAGAAAGACGTGACTGATATTGCTAGGCAGTTG GTCGAGCTGGTTTCGTCGATAAGGCAGGCATGTTCAAGTTCTCATATTCTTGAAGTTTACAGGGGTTCCATGAACCAAAAT GTCAAGAAGAGCAATCATGATGCTTTGCCTCTTCATGGAGCTGGGAAGAATCTAGGTAAAGGTGAGGCCGCAAGAGTACTACGGCATCTAGTAACTGAGGGAATACTTACTGAGGATGTCAAAAAGAGTGATTATGGATCAGTATCATCTGTCTTAAAG GTGAATCATACAAAAGCTGGTGGTCTTCGCTCTGGCAATCACATAATTGTCCTTAA GTTTCCCACTCCTGAGCAGGCACCTAAGATGGGGAAACTTGATGAACCATCAATTTCACAAACCAATAAGACTGTTCATCAGCAGAGTGAAGTGGATGAG AATTTTTCAACATTGCTCTTTGAAACTTTAAAAATCCTTAGGACTCAGATAGCGGAGGATACTCCAGGATGTGTTGGATACCACATATTTAA AAATGAAACATTGAAGGAAATAAGCATCCGAATACCAAGGACGAAAGAAGAACTTTTGGACATAAACGGCATCGGCAA GGTGAAGCTCAACAAGTATGGGGATCGCGTGCTTGCAACCATAGATGAGCTTCTCAACCAATTTTCAAGCGGAGGCAAGAGAAACAGCAGCAGCGGCGGCAGTAACGAGCAAAATGAGGCCGCGAAGAAGCGAAGGGGCCTCACCGCCATCAATGTGTCTGATAATGGTGATGACTTTGAAGAACGCTCGGTTCAGTCCAAGAAACGCACGACAAAGACACGGAACGCCAAGCAGGTAATATCTGATGCTGCAAGCATCGTCCAAGATGGCCGGCATATTATAGATCTTGAGTTGGACGGATATGAGGAAGAGGAATTGTGCAGCAGCGTCCAACAGCCTGTGGCATCTGGTAGGGTTTTGCCTAAGTGGGCAGCCGCCGGAAACACCCCCACAACTAATATATTTGATGGATATAAGTACACCAAGTAG